One genomic region from Spirulina subsalsa PCC 9445 encodes:
- a CDS encoding B12-binding domain-containing radical SAM protein, translating into MKVLLVYPIFPKSFWSFERTIQLIGRKTFLPPLGLITVAALLPQHWELKLVDRNVRDIREDEWEWADLIMLSGMIVQKPDLLEQIREAKRRGKLVAAGGPYPTSIPQDCQGAGIDFLILDEGEITIPLFIEAVERGETSGVFRSNGEKPDVTGTPIPRYDLLEMNAYAVMSVQFSRGCPFQCEFCDIIVLYGRKPRTKTPEQLLAELQYLYDLGWRDTVFVVDDNFIGNKRNVKLLLKALQPWMEEHRYPFPFNTEASVDLAQDQELMDMMVACNFGSVFLGIETPDEDSLAVTKKFQNTRSPLSESVYKITSSGLRIMAGFIIGFDGEKPGAGQRIVQFVQESGIPVAIYSMLQALPDTALWFRLQKEGRLLGASADLNQSTLMNFIPTRPIEEIAREYIDTFWQLYDPEMFLERTHRCYRILATANFPEKKREPKKVRLDIVKGLLTVLWNQGVVRPTRWKFWPYLFDIMRCNPGGVMSYLSVCAYIEHFADYRHIVKAQIEEQLAAFVAQKEQQEQAKPQETVSETVALS; encoded by the coding sequence ATGAAAGTTTTACTCGTTTATCCCATTTTTCCGAAAAGTTTCTGGTCTTTTGAGCGCACCATCCAACTGATTGGACGCAAAACCTTTTTACCCCCTCTGGGATTGATTACCGTTGCTGCACTCCTTCCCCAACATTGGGAACTCAAATTAGTCGATCGCAATGTGCGCGATATTCGAGAGGACGAGTGGGAATGGGCGGATTTAATCATGCTCTCAGGAATGATTGTCCAAAAGCCTGATTTATTAGAGCAAATTCGGGAGGCAAAACGACGGGGAAAATTAGTAGCGGCCGGGGGACCCTATCCTACCTCAATTCCCCAAGATTGTCAAGGGGCAGGCATTGATTTTTTAATTCTTGATGAAGGGGAAATTACTATCCCTTTGTTTATCGAAGCCGTGGAACGAGGGGAAACATCAGGGGTTTTTCGCTCTAATGGAGAAAAACCGGATGTGACTGGTACCCCCATCCCCCGCTATGATTTGTTAGAAATGAATGCCTATGCGGTGATGTCGGTGCAGTTCTCTCGGGGGTGTCCCTTCCAGTGTGAATTCTGCGATATTATTGTGTTATATGGTCGGAAACCGCGCACGAAAACCCCGGAACAATTGCTGGCGGAATTACAGTATTTATATGATTTAGGGTGGCGCGATACGGTGTTTGTGGTGGATGACAATTTCATTGGCAATAAACGCAATGTGAAGTTGTTATTAAAAGCTTTACAGCCTTGGATGGAAGAACATCGCTATCCGTTCCCATTTAACACAGAGGCTTCGGTTGATTTAGCTCAAGATCAAGAGCTAATGGACATGATGGTAGCCTGTAATTTTGGCTCTGTGTTCTTGGGCATTGAAACGCCGGATGAGGACAGTTTAGCGGTAACGAAGAAGTTCCAAAATACCCGTAGTCCTTTAAGCGAATCGGTTTATAAAATTACCAGTTCTGGCTTGCGAATTATGGCGGGCTTTATTATTGGGTTTGATGGGGAAAAACCGGGGGCAGGACAACGCATTGTTCAGTTTGTCCAAGAAAGCGGGATCCCGGTAGCTATTTATAGTATGTTGCAGGCGTTACCAGATACGGCTTTATGGTTCCGACTGCAAAAAGAGGGGCGTTTATTGGGGGCATCGGCTGACTTGAATCAAAGTACGTTGATGAATTTTATTCCCACGCGCCCGATTGAAGAAATTGCGCGGGAATATATTGATACGTTTTGGCAATTATATGATCCCGAAATGTTTTTAGAACGGACGCATCGCTGTTATCGCATTCTAGCTACGGCGAATTTCCCGGAAAAGAAACGGGAACCGAAAAAGGTTCGTTTGGACATTGTGAAAGGTCTATTAACGGTATTGTGGAATCAAGGCGTTGTTCGTCCAACACGCTGGAAGTTCTGGCCCTATTTGTTTGACATTATGCGCTGTAATCCGGGTGGGGTGATGAGTTACTTAAGTGTTTGTGCTTACATTGAGCATTTCGCAGATTATCGCCATATTGTCAAGGCACAAATTGAGGAACAATTAGCGGCGTTTGTCGCTCAAAAAGAGCAGCAAGAACAGGCTAAACCACAGGAAACGGTGTCTGAAACGGTGGCGCTTTCTTAG
- a CDS encoding efflux RND transporter permease subunit: MLDESRSKFIAVSPPSNPQPKFSISSLAIRRHIGTLMLTVAAVVVGIFFILNLQVDLLPAITYPRIGLRVAAPGVSPNVAVEEVTKPLEEALSATEGVVEVYSQTREGQISINLFFAPGEDVDQALNDATATLNRSRGRLPDVIEEPRLFKFDPSQLPVYEFALESATMDRRALRVFAQEELARELGIVPGVAVTDVSGGVQEEVRVQLDLRRLQALGVTLQDVLNSLRDRNQDVAGGRLEGEAGEPLTRTVGRFRSVDDLRDLTLEVGGSDEILGRRRIRLRDVANVLDGSEEQRVFVTLNGRPAVKVSVQKQPDANTVTVVEGVKQRIEELKAGGLIPSDMTLIPTLDESVFIKNAIANVVSAGVTGTLLASLAVFFFLGSLRQTFIIITAIPLATLTAVILMKVFGLSINVFSLGGLALGVGIVVDNSIVMLENIDAGIEKYRHRGRLSPSEVQNIAENQGQQVESALLASTTTNLVAVLPFLLIGGFFSLLFNELILTISFSVAASLVLALTLVPMLASRLLGLSNNSGIQHNIILRTFNNAFAATTFNYTRLLAQVLHYRIIVIVLAFGILGGSSFWLLNHIPQEVLPQINTGQANLIAQFPPGTTLETNRKVMEAVDRIILEQPETEYAFTTTGGFLFGTNTNANILRSSSTITVKPNTDIQAYSEKLTRALNQLNLVNIRLRVSPGRVRGIILNNSPVPRADIDVILQGSDEATLEQAGRQVLSLLDEKVQSVRFNPDADPSQPEVQINPNWERLSDLGLNTATIGSTIQTALLGSVPTQLQRENRLVDVRVQLPTEARQSIAQLSQLPIFTDQNRPIQLREIATLDKGRAPGQIQRLNQREVFIIAGNLTEGASLGAGLAEVENALQEVELPQGVRILPSFAAASNRQLQSSLLVLGGLAVFLVFVVMAVQYNSLIDPFVIILTVPLALAGGFLGLYITQTPISAMVLVGIILMVGIVVNNAIVMVELANQIREEFGMSRYAAILKAAPQRLRPILMTTITTVLGLFPLALGVGEGSEFLQPLGVVVFSGLSVATLLTLFIIPCFYVLLHDGLFSPRNQ, encoded by the coding sequence ATGCTAGATGAGTCTCGCTCAAAGTTTATTGCTGTAAGCCCTCCTAGCAATCCTCAACCGAAATTTTCTATTAGTTCCCTCGCCATTCGTCGTCATATTGGTACCCTCATGTTGACGGTGGCGGCGGTTGTCGTGGGTATCTTTTTCATCCTCAATCTGCAAGTGGATTTATTGCCTGCGATTACTTACCCCCGTATTGGCTTGCGAGTCGCTGCGCCAGGAGTGTCGCCCAATGTGGCGGTGGAAGAGGTGACAAAACCTTTGGAAGAGGCACTGAGCGCGACGGAAGGCGTGGTAGAGGTTTATTCTCAAACCCGGGAAGGGCAAATTAGTATTAATCTTTTCTTTGCTCCGGGGGAAGATGTGGATCAGGCGTTGAATGATGCTACGGCAACCCTGAACCGTTCTCGTGGTCGTTTACCGGATGTCATTGAAGAACCCCGTTTATTTAAGTTTGACCCCTCTCAACTCCCGGTTTATGAGTTTGCTCTAGAGTCGGCAACGATGGACAGGCGGGCGTTGCGGGTGTTTGCTCAGGAGGAACTCGCCCGGGAATTGGGGATAGTGCCGGGGGTGGCTGTAACGGATGTTTCTGGGGGGGTACAGGAAGAGGTGCGAGTTCAGTTGGACTTGCGACGGTTGCAGGCTTTGGGGGTGACGTTGCAGGATGTTCTGAATAGTTTGCGCGATCGCAACCAAGATGTAGCCGGGGGACGATTGGAAGGGGAGGCCGGAGAACCCCTGACTCGTACCGTTGGCCGTTTCCGCAGCGTGGATGACCTGCGAGACTTGACCCTAGAGGTGGGAGGAAGTGATGAAATTCTGGGTCGGCGGCGTATTAGACTGCGGGACGTGGCCAATGTTCTCGACGGTAGCGAAGAACAACGGGTTTTTGTCACCCTCAATGGACGACCTGCGGTTAAAGTCAGCGTGCAGAAACAACCCGATGCCAACACCGTGACCGTAGTAGAAGGGGTCAAACAACGCATTGAAGAATTAAAAGCTGGGGGGTTAATTCCCTCAGATATGACCCTCATTCCCACCTTAGATGAGTCGGTTTTTATTAAAAATGCGATCGCCAACGTCGTCAGCGCCGGAGTCACCGGAACCCTCCTCGCCTCCCTCGCCGTCTTCTTCTTCCTCGGCTCCCTCCGTCAAACCTTCATCATTATCACCGCCATTCCCCTCGCCACCCTCACCGCCGTCATTTTAATGAAAGTCTTCGGCTTATCCATCAACGTCTTTAGTTTAGGTGGACTCGCCCTCGGCGTGGGCATCGTAGTAGACAACTCCATCGTCATGTTAGAAAACATAGACGCAGGCATTGAAAAATATCGCCATCGTGGGCGATTATCCCCCTCCGAAGTTCAGAACATCGCCGAAAACCAAGGTCAGCAAGTCGAGTCCGCCCTCCTAGCCTCAACCACCACCAACCTAGTAGCCGTCTTACCCTTCCTCCTCATCGGCGGATTCTTCTCCCTACTCTTTAACGAACTCATCCTAACCATTAGCTTCTCCGTCGCCGCCTCCCTCGTCCTCGCCCTAACCCTCGTCCCCATGTTAGCCTCCCGTCTCTTGGGACTATCCAACAATAGCGGCATTCAACACAACATCATTCTACGCACCTTTAACAACGCCTTCGCCGCAACCACCTTCAACTACACCCGCCTACTCGCCCAAGTCCTTCACTACCGAATCATTGTCATTGTCCTCGCCTTTGGCATCCTAGGCGGTAGTAGCTTCTGGCTCCTCAACCATATCCCCCAAGAAGTCCTCCCCCAAATTAACACCGGACAGGCCAACTTAATCGCTCAATTCCCCCCCGGCACCACCCTTGAAACCAACCGCAAGGTTATGGAGGCCGTAGACCGCATTATCCTAGAACAACCCGAAACCGAATACGCCTTTACCACCACCGGAGGCTTTTTATTCGGCACCAACACCAACGCCAACATTCTGAGAAGTTCTAGCACCATTACCGTTAAACCCAACACCGACATTCAAGCCTATAGCGAAAAACTCACCCGCGCCTTAAATCAACTCAATCTCGTTAATATTCGCCTCCGCGTCTCCCCCGGTCGCGTGCGCGGGATTATCCTCAATAACTCCCCCGTCCCCCGCGCTGATATTGATGTCATCCTCCAAGGCAGCGACGAAGCCACCCTAGAACAGGCCGGACGGCAAGTGTTAAGCCTTCTGGATGAAAAAGTGCAATCTGTGCGCTTTAATCCCGATGCCGACCCCTCTCAACCCGAAGTTCAAATTAACCCCAACTGGGAACGCCTAAGCGACCTCGGCCTGAATACCGCCACCATCGGCAGCACCATTCAAACCGCCCTACTCGGTTCAGTTCCCACCCAACTCCAACGGGAAAATCGCCTCGTAGACGTGCGAGTGCAACTGCCCACCGAAGCCCGCCAAAGTATCGCCCAACTCTCCCAACTGCCCATCTTTACCGACCAAAACCGACCCATCCAACTCCGGGAGATTGCCACCCTAGACAAAGGTCGCGCTCCCGGACAGATTCAACGGTTAAATCAACGGGAAGTGTTTATTATTGCCGGAAACTTGACCGAAGGAGCCAGTTTAGGCGCGGGCTTAGCGGAAGTAGAAAACGCCCTGCAAGAAGTTGAACTCCCCCAAGGAGTGCGCATCCTGCCCAGTTTCGCCGCCGCCAGTAACCGTCAGTTACAAAGTTCCCTATTGGTCTTAGGCGGTTTAGCTGTGTTCCTCGTATTTGTGGTGATGGCTGTACAATATAACTCCCTCATCGACCCCTTTGTAATTATCCTCACGGTTCCCCTCGCCCTAGCAGGTGGTTTTCTGGGCTTATATATCACCCAGACCCCCATTAGTGCCATGGTCTTAGTGGGAATTATCCTCATGGTGGGGATTGTGGTGAACAATGCCATTGTCATGGTAGAGTTAGCCAACCAAATCCGCGAAGAGTTTGGCATGAGTCGTTATGCCGCCATTCTCAAAGCCGCACCCCAACGATTACGACCCATTCTCATGACCACCATTACAACAGTTTTAGGCTTATTCCCTTTGGCCTTGGGTGTGGGAGAAGGTTCAGAGTTTCTCCAACCGTTAGGGGTGGTGGTATTCTCCGGTTTATCGGTGGCCACTTTGTTAACCCTGTTTATCATCCCCTGTTTTTATGTGTTGCTCCATGATGGGTTATTCTCCCCTCGCAATCAGTGA
- a CDS encoding Uma2 family endonuclease — MAATATIFPLENGDKLTRNEFERRYNAMPNLKKAELIEGIVYMASPLRITNHGEPHARIITWLGFYKAFTPSLQLGDNCTVRLDANNEPQPDGLLRIIEGGQSTISEDGYVEGAPELIVEIAASTVSLDLHQKLNVYRRNQVQEYLVWRVDDHELDWFRLTNEEYIKLEPNADGIICSQIFPGLWLDRSALLAGDLPQVLAILQEGLATDEHQAFVEEIS, encoded by the coding sequence ATGGCAGCAACTGCAACAATTTTTCCCCTAGAAAATGGTGATAAACTGACTCGTAACGAATTTGAGCGTAGATATAATGCTATGCCCAATCTGAAAAAAGCCGAATTGATTGAAGGAATTGTTTACATGGCTTCCCCCCTGAGAATTACTAATCATGGTGAACCCCACGCTCGTATTATCACTTGGTTAGGTTTCTACAAAGCCTTTACCCCTAGTTTGCAATTAGGGGATAATTGTACCGTGCGCCTTGATGCCAATAATGAACCTCAACCCGATGGGCTATTAAGAATTATAGAGGGTGGACAATCAACAATTAGTGAGGATGGCTATGTAGAAGGTGCGCCGGAGTTAATCGTCGAAATAGCAGCAAGTACCGTCTCTCTGGACTTACATCAAAAACTTAATGTTTATCGCCGTAACCAAGTTCAAGAATATTTAGTTTGGCGGGTTGATGATCATGAATTGGACTGGTTTAGATTAACCAATGAAGAATATATCAAACTTGAACCCAATGCAGATGGTATAATATGTTCCCAAATTTTTCCGGGTTTATGGTTAGATAGATCGGCATTATTAGCGGGTGACTTACCTCAAGTTTTAGCGATTTTACAAGAGGGGTTAGCCACGGATGAACATCAAGCTTTTGTTGAAGAAATATCATAA
- a CDS encoding IS4 family transposase gives MLSNFPQIVKQCLGHLPQDDYPVLNTFKFVSIWLEFVLDQSQTSMRSLFKRLNIMGESVDISTFSKASKYRDPQIFYQLWVHLTQQFLKQNKIPSNQLQLFPLDSTIVTLTSKLLWHQEVHQVKLFAGLNLFTGIPGGLFLHFGQGHDYKYGDTTLESIPANGVGIMDRGFFSLIQIALLQKLKDRYFVLRIRNNVHLTFLDNGNCLLGQGREQIEARVVSFSDLEKKTEFRLVTNLPETGEGGVSSEEIAEFYRLRWSIELLWKFLKMHLKLDRLIPKNINGIEIQIYSCLIAYLLLNMLKIPTEFGKSLLDKLRYLQAFMCQKISYVHWFRELVPPG, from the coding sequence ATTCTATCCAACTTTCCTCAAATTGTCAAACAATGCCTCGGTCATTTGCCTCAAGATGACTATCCCGTCTTAAATACTTTTAAATTCGTTTCCATTTGGCTTGAATTTGTTCTTGACCAGAGTCAAACCAGTATGAGAAGTCTCTTCAAGAGGCTTAATATTATGGGGGAGTCTGTTGATATTTCCACCTTTTCTAAAGCCAGTAAGTATCGCGATCCTCAAATTTTTTATCAATTGTGGGTTCATCTAACACAACAGTTTCTTAAACAGAATAAGATTCCATCCAATCAGCTACAACTTTTTCCCTTAGATTCAACCATTGTCACTCTCACCAGTAAGTTACTCTGGCATCAAGAAGTTCACCAAGTCAAGCTTTTTGCGGGTCTAAATCTCTTCACCGGAATTCCAGGCGGACTCTTCCTTCATTTTGGTCAAGGTCATGACTATAAATATGGCGATACAACCCTAGAATCAATTCCAGCTAATGGCGTTGGAATAATGGATAGAGGCTTTTTTAGCCTAATTCAAATTGCCCTGTTACAAAAGTTGAAGGATCGCTACTTCGTTCTGAGAATTAGGAACAATGTTCACTTAACTTTCCTAGATAATGGCAATTGTTTACTAGGCCAAGGTCGCGAACAAATTGAAGCTAGAGTCGTGAGTTTTAGCGACTTAGAGAAAAAGACTGAGTTTCGATTAGTAACGAACTTACCCGAGACGGGAGAAGGAGGAGTTAGCTCAGAAGAAATTGCCGAGTTTTATCGTTTGCGTTGGTCAATTGAGTTGCTTTGGAAATTTTTAAAGATGCACCTCAAATTAGATCGCCTCATCCCTAAAAATATCAACGGAATTGAAATCCAGATTTATAGTTGTCTGATTGCCTATTTACTTCTAAATATGCTCAAGATACCGACAGAGTTCGGTAAATCTTTATTGGATAAATTGCGATATTTACAGGCGTTTATGTGTCAAAAAATTAGCTATGTACACTGGTTTAGAGAGCTAGTGCCACCTGGTTAA
- the asnB gene encoding asparagine synthase (glutamine-hydrolyzing) — protein sequence MCGICGVVYGERDRPVDPGLIGRMTTAITHRGPDQEGYYVQNNVGLGSRRLSIIDLAGGQQPIYNEDKTICVVFNGELYNYRELTRSLTRLGHKFYTATDTEVLVHAYEEFGDEFLEYLNGMFAFALWDSRKQRLLIGRDRMGIKPLYYTLQDNALIFGSELKTILTYPGISRNIDLVALNEYLSFEYIPTPRSIFQNIAKLPPGHALSFYDGQLKIWQYWDVNLSRSEKIKPKQAKDYQRELLGVLRNAVEKEMVSDVPVGVLLSGGLDSSTVAALMTEIAPGNVKSFSIRFDDPSFDESNYARQVAHHLQTQHYELTLTPKLTLDLVPQMAKFLDEPLGDSSFIPTFLLSQFTRHHVKVALGGDGGDELFAGYSTLQAHRLVEYYEALLPGFIRHRFIPWLVDRLPVSFDNISLDFKLRRFIAGRGIPIIMRHHQWLGSFNLEQKQKLLQPWTQLAEKDTYHIAFQHQHNSQAQEAVNQLLYCDLKMYLEGDILPKVDRASMANSLEVRVPLLNHTLVEYVAQIPHSMKLHGLTTKYILKQTMKNHLPPQVSRRSKKGFNMPVAKWFTSDLRPLLEEMLSPTRLQAEGFFNVSYVQKLLREHLQGKQDHRKLLWTLLVFELWYEHWGNS from the coding sequence ATGTGCGGAATTTGTGGTGTGGTGTATGGAGAACGCGATCGCCCAGTAGATCCCGGATTAATCGGCCGTATGACAACAGCTATCACCCATCGAGGTCCCGATCAAGAAGGCTACTATGTCCAGAATAACGTGGGCTTGGGTTCTCGTCGTCTTTCCATTATCGACCTTGCGGGAGGACAACAACCCATCTATAACGAAGATAAAACCATTTGTGTGGTATTCAACGGGGAACTCTACAACTATCGCGAATTAACTCGTTCCCTCACGCGCTTGGGTCATAAATTTTACACGGCAACCGATACAGAAGTTCTGGTTCACGCCTACGAAGAATTCGGCGATGAATTTCTAGAATACCTCAACGGGATGTTTGCCTTTGCCCTGTGGGATAGTCGGAAACAGCGCTTATTGATTGGGCGCGATCGCATGGGCATCAAACCCCTATACTACACTCTCCAAGACAACGCCCTCATCTTCGGCTCCGAACTCAAAACCATCCTCACCTACCCCGGCATCTCCCGCAACATTGATCTAGTCGCCCTCAACGAATACCTCAGCTTTGAATACATCCCCACCCCCCGCAGCATCTTCCAAAACATCGCCAAACTCCCCCCCGGTCATGCCCTCTCCTTCTACGACGGTCAACTGAAAATCTGGCAATATTGGGACGTGAATTTGTCCCGCAGCGAAAAAATTAAACCCAAACAAGCTAAAGACTATCAACGGGAATTATTAGGCGTTTTACGCAATGCCGTAGAAAAAGAAATGGTCAGTGATGTTCCCGTCGGAGTCCTCCTCAGTGGAGGATTAGATTCCAGCACCGTCGCCGCCCTCATGACCGAAATAGCCCCCGGCAATGTAAAAAGTTTTTCCATTCGCTTTGATGATCCCTCCTTTGATGAATCAAACTACGCCCGTCAAGTTGCCCATCATTTACAAACCCAACATTACGAATTAACCCTCACCCCTAAACTTACCTTAGACCTTGTGCCGCAAATGGCAAAATTCCTAGATGAACCCCTCGGTGACTCCTCCTTTATTCCCACCTTTCTCCTCTCCCAATTCACCCGCCATCATGTCAAAGTTGCCCTCGGCGGAGATGGCGGCGACGAACTTTTTGCCGGATATTCTACACTACAAGCCCATCGTTTAGTCGAATACTACGAAGCCTTACTCCCCGGTTTTATTCGCCATCGTTTTATTCCTTGGTTAGTAGACCGCCTACCCGTGTCCTTCGATAACATTAGTTTAGACTTCAAACTCCGCCGTTTTATCGCCGGGCGTGGTATTCCCATTATCATGCGCCATCATCAATGGCTCGGTTCATTTAACCTTGAACAAAAACAAAAACTTCTACAACCTTGGACACAACTTGCAGAAAAAGATACTTATCACATTGCCTTCCAACATCAACACAACTCCCAAGCCCAAGAAGCCGTTAATCAACTGTTATATTGTGACCTAAAAATGTATCTCGAAGGAGATATTCTACCCAAAGTTGATCGGGCAAGCATGGCTAATTCCCTAGAGGTGAGAGTTCCCCTGCTTAATCATACTCTCGTCGAATATGTCGCCCAAATTCCCCACAGCATGAAACTCCACGGCCTAACCACTAAATATATTTTAAAACAAACCATGAAAAATCACTTACCCCCACAAGTTTCACGCCGGAGCAAGAAAGGCTTTAATATGCCCGTCGCTAAATGGTTTACCAGTGATTTACGTCCCCTCCTCGAAGAAATGCTCTCCCCCACACGCCTACAAGCAGAAGGCTTTTTTAATGTGAGTTATGTTCAGAAACTATTGCGGGAACATCTGCAAGGCAAACAAGATCATCGTAAGTTATTATGGACGTTACTCGTGTTTGAACTGTGGTATGAACATTGGGGTAATTCCTAG
- a CDS encoding Uma2 family endonuclease: MITAKPIILNIKTVNLSDEQFYQLCQNNENWQLEKTAKGELIIMPPVGAISGNRESEFNGLVWLWNRQTNLGKVFSSSTIFNLPNGGNRSPDVAWISQERWDKLSQEEQEGFAKICPDFVIELRSRTDSLTQLQEKMQEYVDSGLRLGWLVDPQNQRIEIYRQNQEIEIVSLPTSLSGEDVLPGFILELSRF; encoded by the coding sequence ATGATTACCGCAAAACCCATTATCTTGAACATTAAGACTGTCAATTTAAGTGATGAGCAATTTTATCAACTTTGCCAAAATAACGAAAATTGGCAACTGGAAAAAACAGCCAAAGGAGAATTAATAATTATGCCCCCTGTAGGCGCAATTAGTGGGAACAGAGAGTCAGAGTTTAATGGCTTGGTGTGGTTATGGAATCGTCAAACAAACCTAGGTAAAGTCTTTAGTTCTTCGACTATCTTTAATTTGCCCAATGGGGGCAACCGTTCTCCTGATGTCGCTTGGATCTCTCAGGAAAGATGGGATAAATTAAGTCAAGAAGAACAGGAAGGATTTGCCAAAATTTGTCCTGATTTTGTGATTGAGTTAAGATCGCGCACCGATTCATTAACTCAATTACAGGAAAAAATGCAGGAATACGTGGATAGTGGGTTAAGATTGGGGTGGTTGGTTGACCCTCAAAATCAACGAATAGAAATTTATCGTCAAAATCAAGAGATAGAAATTGTTTCATTGCCAACAAGCTTATCAGGGGAAGATGTTTTACCCGGATTTATTTTAGAATTATCAAGGTTTTAA
- a CDS encoding ATP-binding protein has product MKNKQARSLVRSLTFKSQQQGVILLYLIGFIFLQAVSGFQIWHNFKQKETALMARYVEKLQHTYRVTTDTYKLVSQTIYDEIVNRPEIIDLVEAANTATPEEQAILRDRLFNVLNPTYQNLTKRNLRQLHFHFPDGTSFLRMHRPDRFGDPLFDVRYSIKLANEEKRFVFGFEEGRIYNGFRYVFPLFSLANGNPQHIGSVETSISFQAIREEMAKLFPGCFDFMLRGDIVESTVFAEEQGNYNSSPISPDFVIESPELRGDISGQKEWCKNVDQINQALQEVVPGRIQEDTPQAIAVRLENQQDYVVTFIPIHNIKDDLVAYIVSYEVDENLAGYRLTLYLMLGATTCFNSILVLFIAYINHSRKLLTHKNKRLEKEVEARKIAEDNAHHHSQELQITLQELKVTQAKLIQTEKMSSLNQLVAGMAHEINNPISFIYSNVEPAKEYLTTLFNTLDFYQQVPCCQALPLPPDWDDLEFVREDFPKLLESIQFGAKRVDRIVQALRNFSRLDEATLKSVDIHEGLDSSLALLNHRLRRNEQRQEIEVSREYNDLPLITCYPSLLNQVFINILSNAIDALERCSWQENNVPRIQVKTARIDEDWISLEMANNGDRIPPEILDRIFDPFFTTKPIGKGTGLGLSTAYFIVVETHGGQVSCDAQPGGETTFRIKLPIQGVNRGEFPTI; this is encoded by the coding sequence GTGAAAAACAAGCAGGCTCGATCCCTTGTTCGTTCTTTGACCTTCAAAAGCCAACAACAGGGCGTAATATTACTTTATTTGATTGGATTTATTTTTTTACAAGCCGTTAGTGGCTTTCAAATTTGGCATAATTTTAAACAAAAAGAAACGGCTTTAATGGCGCGCTATGTGGAAAAACTCCAACATACCTATCGCGTCACCACAGACACTTATAAATTAGTTTCTCAAACCATTTACGATGAAATTGTCAATCGTCCTGAAATTATTGATTTAGTGGAAGCGGCTAATACTGCCACTCCCGAGGAACAGGCCATTTTGCGCGATCGCCTGTTTAACGTACTCAATCCAACTTATCAAAACCTCACCAAACGCAATTTACGCCAGTTACACTTTCATTTCCCCGATGGTACCAGTTTTTTAAGAATGCACCGACCGGATCGCTTTGGCGATCCCTTATTTGATGTGCGTTACTCTATTAAACTAGCGAACGAAGAAAAAAGATTTGTTTTTGGTTTTGAAGAAGGTCGAATTTATAATGGTTTTCGTTATGTTTTCCCTCTTTTTTCTTTAGCAAATGGCAATCCTCAACACATAGGATCAGTAGAAACCAGCATTAGTTTCCAAGCCATTCGGGAAGAGATGGCCAAACTTTTCCCCGGTTGTTTTGACTTCATGCTGCGGGGAGATATTGTCGAATCAACGGTTTTTGCGGAAGAACAAGGCAATTATAACAGCAGTCCCATTAGTCCAGATTTTGTTATTGAGTCCCCGGAATTACGGGGAGATATTTCCGGTCAGAAAGAATGGTGTAAAAATGTGGATCAAATTAATCAAGCTCTCCAAGAGGTCGTTCCGGGGAGAATCCAAGAAGATACACCTCAAGCTATTGCTGTCCGTCTAGAGAATCAACAGGATTATGTTGTCACCTTTATCCCCATTCACAATATTAAAGATGACTTAGTGGCTTATATTGTATCCTACGAGGTGGATGAGAACCTAGCCGGATATCGCCTGACCCTTTATTTAATGTTAGGCGCAACGACTTGTTTTAATAGTATTCTGGTGTTGTTTATTGCCTATATTAACCACAGTCGCAAGTTATTAACCCATAAAAATAAACGCCTTGAAAAAGAGGTAGAAGCTCGGAAAATTGCTGAAGATAATGCTCATCACCACTCTCAAGAATTGCAGATAACCTTACAAGAACTGAAGGTGACACAGGCGAAGTTAATTCAAACGGAAAAAATGAGTTCTTTAAACCAGTTAGTGGCGGGAATGGCGCATGAGATTAATAATCCCATTAGTTTTATTTACAGTAATGTTGAACCCGCTAAAGAGTATCTGACCACGCTTTTTAATACCTTAGATTTTTATCAGCAAGTCCCCTGTTGTCAAGCCTTGCCACTGCCACCGGATTGGGACGATTTAGAATTTGTGCGGGAAGACTTTCCTAAACTTTTAGAGTCGATTCAATTTGGGGCGAAACGAGTGGATCGGATTGTGCAAGCATTGCGCAATTTCTCGCGACTGGATGAAGCTACTCTCAAGTCCGTGGATATTCATGAGGGACTTGATAGTAGTTTAGCGTTGCTCAATCATCGACTGCGGAGGAATGAGCAACGTCAGGAGATTGAGGTGAGTCGAGAGTATAACGATTTACCGTTAATTACTTGTTATCCGAGTTTGTTAAATCAGGTGTTTATTAATATTCTCTCTAATGCCATAGATGCCTTAGAGCGGTGCAGTTGGCAAGAGAACAATGTGCCGAGGATTCAGGTGAAAACGGCACGAATTGATGAGGACTGGATCAGCCTAGAGATGGCTAATAATGGCGATCGCATTCCTCCTGAGATTTTAGACCGGATTTTTGACCCGTTCTTTACGACAAAACCCATCGGCAAGGGGACAGGATTAGGACTCAGTACGGCTTATTTTATTGTAGTGGAAACCCACGGCGGACAGGTGAGTTGTGATGCTCAACCGGGGGGGGAAACAACCTTTCGGATTAAATTACCCATTCAGGGGGTAAATCGGGGGGAATTCCCCACTATTTGA